From the genome of Amylibacter sp. IMCC11727:
CGTTTCGCACGCACACAGAAGTGATTTGAAAAATACCGCCTGATATCCGCCTGTAGTTTGCCTTTGGTATTTTAGCGATCTATTGCCGCTATTTGATGTTTGGAAAGATAAGCACGTTTAACCCACGCGTCAACGCGCCACAAAGCGTGGATTAGAACGGATCGGTTGCCTGTGGCACGGAAGACTCGGTTATTTGGAGCGTTTATCCCGCGCCGCCAGCAATTTGAGCCGCAATGCGTTGATTTTGATAAAGCCAGCTGCATCCGCCTGATCGTATGCGCCTGCGTCATCTTCAAATGTGACGTGCTGTTCAGAATACAACGTGTCATCGGACCAGCGCGCAACGGTTTGAACAGAGCCTTTGTAAAGCTTCACCTTCACCACACCGTTCACATGAGTTTGGGAATGATCGATCATCGCTTGCAGCATTTCGCGTTCAGGGCTGAACCAATAACCATTGTAGATCAGCTCAGCATATCGTGGCATCAGTTCGTCTTTCAGGTGCGCCGCGCCGCGATCCAGCGTGATGGATTCAATGCCACGGTGCGCTTCGAGCATGATAGTTCCGCCTGGTGTTTCGTACACACCGCGTGATTTCATACCCACATAACGACCTTCGACCAGATCAAGACGACCAACGCCGTGTTTACCGCCTAGCGCGTTCAACTCTGTCAGCATTTCCGCAGGAGATTTTGCAACACCGTTCAATGCAACGGGATCACCTTTTTTGTAGGTGATTTCTACGAATTCTGGCTCGTTTGGCGCGTCTTCTGGGTTCACCGTGCGTTGATACACGTAATCGGGTGCTTCGACGGCTGGATCCTCCAATACTTTACCCTCGGACGAGGTGTGCAACAGATTCGCATCCACAGAAAACGGTGCTTCGCCACGTTTGTCTTTGGCGATGGGGATCTGGTTTTCTTCGGCAAAGGCCAAAAGTTTTGTGCGGCTTTGCAAATCCCATTCCCGCCATGGGGCAATCACTTTGATGTCTGGGTTCAGCGCATAGGCAGACAATTCAAACCGAACCTGATCGTTGCCCTTGCCCGTTGCCCCATGAGACACCGCATCCGCATTTGTTTCTGCCGCGATTTCCACCAAACGCTTTGAAATCAACGGCCGCGCGATGGATGTGCCCAAAAGATACAAGCCTTCATACACCGCATTGGCACGGAACATTGGGAACACAAAGTCACGAACAAATTCTTCGCGCACGTCTTCGATAAAGATATTTTCTGACTTGATGCCCAACATCTCTGCTTTTTTGCGCGCTGGTTCCAATTCTTCACCTTGGCCCAGATCCGCAGTAAACGTTACCACTTCGCAACCGTATTCCGTTTGCAGCCATTTCAGGATGATGGATGTGTCCAAACCACCTGAATACGCGAGAACTACTTTTTTGGGCGCGGCCATAGCGAAAATCTCCATTAGAGTGTGGGTTGTCGGGCGTGTATTGCGTTTTTTGATGCGCGACAAGTGGCCATTGTTTCGCGCCCGTGGCAGATATGAGATTCGAGCACGGGAAAAGAGGGTCCGATGAGCAAGCATCCGTTGTTGAATATGGCGTCCTATGGCGCGGAAACTGGCACACCGTTGGTGCTGGTGCATGGGCTGTTTGGATCTGGGCGCAATTGGCGGGCAATTGGGCGGCATTTGTCACGGGATCGCTGGGTCGTGACGGTAGATTTGCGCAATCACGGGCACAGCTTTTGGGATGCTGATAACAGCTATCAAGCATTGGCCGATGATCTGGCGCGTGTGATTGATCACCTTGGCGGCAGGGCAGATGTGATGGGCCATTCAATGGGTGGTAAGGCCGCCATGGTACTGGCAGTGCAAAATCCAGATAAGGTTGCACGCTTGATCGTGGCGGATATAGCGCCCGTGGGATATGCCCACAGCCAAAACGACAGTATCGCGGCGATGCAATCCTTGGACCTGTCCAAACACGATCGCAGATCGACAGCGCAAGACGCTTTAGAAACCGCAACCAATGATCCAGCATTGGCGGGTTTTTTTGCTCAAAGCCTGGAGTTGGAAGATGGTGAATTGCGCTGGCTTTTGAATCTAGACGCCTTGAAATCCAATATGAATGCCGTGATTGGGTTTCCCACGCTGGACGGTTCATTTTCAAAAGATACGCTGTTCATTCGGGGCGGCGCATCTGATTATGTCGGGACTGAAAGCCGAGAAGAGGTTTTGCGGCTGTTTCCACACGCAACCTTGAAAACAATCACAGGGGCTGGCCACTGGCTTCATGCCGATAAACCGCGCGAATTTATGAAAATTTTAGGTGAATATTTGGCGAGATAGTTTCCAAAATCAGAGCTGGACCGAGCAGTGATCGGACACATTGGCAAGGAATTGTTCTTTTGACGCCAAATACAATTCTTCGACTTCGGTAGATAGTATAGAGCCTGTTTCCCCAGAATGCGCGAGCGCCTCTCTTTCTGAACAAAACTCTCCAAACCGCTGAAATCCAAGGTTAAATGCACTGCCTTTCAGGAAATGTAGGGCATTTGCGATTTCAGACGGACCTTTTTGCGTGACCGCATCCAATTCTTCAATGGCTTCGTCCACCTCTGCCAAGAACAGTGTGACGACTTCGGCCAAGTCTTCTGCACCAACGTCTTCTTCTAACTGTTTGATTTGCTGCCAATTTATCATTTTCCCATTCACCGTATTGATCCCATCTCCATTAGGGTGGGGTAATTCAGCTAACATTTCGTTATGGGAAGCGGCTCAAGCTGCTCAATTTCATTAAAAATTAAATGTTGCAGGCCACTGTCAGGACAGAACAATCCGTAGGTGGGCTTTGGCACATATAGAAGATTTTCAGAATACAACCTCGCTGTCCGCGTCACGGGCCATTGCGGGGCAGTTGCGTGTGCTTGTGGTTGACGACAGCAAATTGCAACGGCGGATCGTTTCGCTCAACCTAAAAAAATGGGGTTTTACCGTAATCGAAGCGGCCAGCGGCGTCGAAGCACTCAACATCTGTAAATCGCAGGACATTGATTTGGTGATCAGCGATTGGATCATGCCAGAAATGGACGGGTTGGAATTTTGCTGTGAATTTCGAAAACTGGAACGTGATCGTTACGGATATTTCATTTTGCTGACGTCCAAAAATGAAACCAATGACGTGGCGCAAGGATTGGACATAGGCGCGGATGATTTTCTGTCCAAACCCGTCAATTCAGCCGAATTAAAGGCGCGAATTCGTGCGGGAACTCGGGTGCTCGACATGGAACAGAAAATGATCGACCAGAACGAAACGGTCGCCAGCGCCTTGCAAGAACTGCAAACCGTTTACGGGGAATTAAAAAAAGATTTGGTGGAGGCTTCGAAACTTCAACACTCTTTGATCCCAACACGCCACCACAGGCTGCCCAAGGGTGAGGTATCATTGCTGTTTCAATCCAGCTCTCATGTTGGGGGGGATTTGGTTGGGTTTTTTTCCTTTTCAGAAGATCATTTGGGCATTTATTCCATCGATGTGTCAGGCCACGGCATTTCATCGGCCCTGCTGACCGCGCGCTTGGCGGGATATTTAAGCCCGCACAACAAAGAACAGAACCTTGCATTTGAACGGTTTGAAAACGGTGAATTCTTTTTGCGTGAACCTGCCGACATGGCCGAACATTTGAATTTGATGATGGTCGAAGAGATGGAAACTGAACTGTATTTCACTTTGGCTTATGCTGACGTGAACTTACGGGACGGGTCCGTTAGCATGGTTCAGGCAGGCCATCCGCATCCCGTATTATTCAACGCTAAGGACGGTGTAAAATTCATTGGCGATGGTGGCCCGCCCATTGGGCTAATGCCAGATTTGGAATTTGAAACCTTTGAATTTCAGATGAAAGCAGGGGATCGATTGTTTCTCTATTCCGATGGCGTGACAGAGTGTCAAAACACCAAGGGGGAGTTGTTGGACGAGGATGGGCTTGACCGTTTTTTGCAAGCCAACGCAACCAGCGATGGCCCAGAATTGATCAGCGATTTGGTGTGGGAACTGACCTCTTTTGCTGAACAGCGCCCTTTTGATGATGATGTGTCCGGCATACTGTTTGATTTCCATCCAGAGGGTAAAAAACCTTGAATTAGGGTCCAACCCATTGCCGTAAGAAATGGCGATCCCCTCTGTTCGATAACATGTTGAGCGCCGATGTCGGATCCATCCAAACAACCGAATGCTCTGGCTCCAACGGCTCTGATTTCTTGAGCGTTGGTGTGCAGGTGTAGATATGGCAAATCTTATGCGCCCAAAGGTCATATTCGGGCATAAACGTGTACCGCTGATAGGTCCCAAGACGGCAAACATTGGCGATGTGATATCCCGTTTCTTCGAACACTTCGCGGTGCAACGCACGCACTGGCGTTTCACCGGGATCAATACCGCCGCCTGGCAATTGCAGTTCTAACTCATCCCCATCTTGCAAGGTCAGCAACAGATCACCACCGCCAGAAATGATGGCATACGCACCGGGACGACGCACATATTTTTGCCCTGTTAAGATGGGGTCTCCAAACCGCCGCATCGCCGCATTACTCCGTTCCAGCGCCCATCTCTGGGCTAGCATTTGCACTTCGGTCAAAACACCACTATTTCGACAGCTTAACAAGGGTTAGGCGAATGCAATCAGATCAAACAAACAAACGCTGGGATGACACAATCCTTCCGTTCCAATTGGATGCCGTGGATGTGCGGGGCCGTGTGGCCCGTTTGGACACTACACTCGACACCATATTGAGCCAACACAATTACCCCCTGACAGTGTCAGCACAGGTGGCCGAAGCGGCGCTTTTGACGGCGCTGATTGGTCAAACCATCAGTCTGCGTTGGAAACTGTCATTGCAAATTCGGGGCAACGGCCCATTGCGCATTATTGCCACCGATTACTTCGCACCAAAATCCGAAGCAGAGCCAGCCCGCATTCGCGCCTATGCCAGCTTTGATGCCGACGCGATTGCCCAAAGCGATCAGGCTGGATTCGATTTGATCGGCAAAGGCATGTTCGCCATTCTGATCGACCAAGGCGAAGGCACGACGCCGTATCAAGGAATCACGCCTTTGGCGGGTGGATCACTATCAAAATGTGCTGAAACCTATTTCGCCCAGTCAGAGCAATTGCCAACCCAGTTCAAAACCATCGCCGCCCAAGAAACGGCACCAGACGGTCAGAACAATTGGCGGGCTGGCGGCATCATGATTCAGCACATGCCAAAAGCATCCCCTTTGATGGATGATGGCGGCACGGGCGAGGGCGGTTTGCTGCAAGCCCAAGATTTGGTGTCCGAAGAAGATGCCGAAAACTGGAACCGTGCAACCATTCTGATGGAGTCCGCAGAAGAGATCGAAATGATCGGTCCGCATGTGGGTCAAGAACAGCTGTTGCGCCGTTTGTTCCACCAAGAAATCCCACGGGTTTTTCCCGCACAACCCATCGAGTTTGGCTGCACTTGCGGCGAAGACAAAGTGCGCAACACCATGTCGATCTATTCCGCCAAAGACATTGCTAAGATGACGACAGAACAAGGCATGGTCACCGCCGATTGCCAGTTCTGCGGGGCACATTACGAATTAGAGCCGAGCACGCTGGGCAAAGACGCGCAAAATGACGGGTAACACCGCGCATCCCCAAAATTCCGTTTCGCTGGACCAAATTAAACGGGCCACGCAAGGCGGGTTTGGAAATGTGATGTCTTCGGATTTTGATCTGAATGCGGATAAACCGTTGGAACGATCCCGCTATAAACCTGCGGCGGTGATGGTGCCGATTTTAGAACATGCGACAGGGCTGCGGGTGATTTTAACCCGCCGCGCTGCGCATTTGAAACATCATCCAGGGCAAATTGCCTTTCCAGGCGGCAAGGTGGATGCCACCGATCAAAGCGTGGAACACGCCGCCTTTCGCGAGGCCGAGGAAGAGATCGGACTGCGCCGTGCGCAATGCGAACAGCTCGGCACTTTGCCGTTGCACCGCACAGTGACAGGGTTCGAGGTGCAGCCCATCGTGGCCCGCGTGGATCATGACTTTGCACCGATGTCCGATCCAGGTGAGGTGGAAGAAGTGTTTCACGTCCCCTTGAAACATGTGTTGGACCCAGCCAACTATTTCATTGAAGGACGCGTATGGATGGGCAAGCCCCGTCGGTATTACGTCGTGCCATTTGGCCCTTATTACATTTGGGGTGCCACGGCACGCATGTTGCGCATGTTCGCAGATCGCGTAGAACATTCTCATGAAACTCACCGCTGATTGGATATTTACGGACACTGTGCAACGCCTGTTTGCCGCGTTTGAACAGAGCGGCCATCAGCTATTGTTTGTGGGGGGATGCGTGCGCAACGCGTTGATGGATCGAGCGGTGGCTGATCTGGATATGTCCACGTCGGCGACCCCTGATGATGTAATTGGTCTCTGCAAACGAGAGAGGTTAAAGTTTATACCAACAGGGCTCGATCACGGTACAATCACGGTGATGATCGGCAGGCAATCCTTTGAAATCACCAGCTTTCGCAAAGATGTGGAAACCCACGGCCGCCGTGCAGTCGTTGCGTTTTCCAAAGACATCAACGACGATGCGATGCGGCGCGATTTCACGATGAATGCACTTTATGCGGATGGTGCAGGACAGATCATTGATCCGCTGAATGGTCTGGACGATCTTCAGGCACGCAAGGTGCGGTTTATTGCCAATGCGCAGGATCGCATTCGCGAAGATTACCTGCGCATCCTTCGATATTTTCGCTTTCACGCGTGGTATGCGGATCAGGATGAGGGCATGGACCCCGAAGCGATGGCGGCCATTGCACAGAATGTGGATGGGCTGAGCCTGATTTCAAAAGAACGGATCGGTGCAGAAATGCGCAAGATTTTGTCAGCGCCCGATCCATTGCGCACGGTGGCCGCGATGGAGCATTCTGGCGTACTTAATCAAATACTTCCGGGCAGTTCTGCGCGGGGCCTTGGACCATTGACCCATCTGGAATCCACAGTGTCGAGCGAACCCGATTGGCAGCGACGATTGATCGTTTTAGGTGGTGAGGATCATGCGAAGCACCTGCGGCTGTCGAATGTGGAAACAAAACGGATTGCAGCGTTTCACACCGCCAGTGATCGCGGCTTGGGCGCGGCGGCAACGGCCTATTATTTTGGTGCGGAAACCGCGCTTGATGTGGCGCTGATCATGGCAGCCAGCCTTGAAACACCCCCTGCACATGGGGTGTTGGATGACATTGCCAAGGGAACACAGGCCCAGTTTCCAGTTCGCGCCAGCGACTTGCCCAACACGCTGGTCGGCAAAGACATTGGCGACACGTTGAAACGGCTGGAACAGGCGTGGGTTGCGTCGGGCTTTGCCCTTTCCAAAGACGCGTTGTTGGCAGATGTTTAGCCCACTGATTGCGTTTCTAATTGCGGGGCTGGCGAGCCCTGGGCCCAATGTCATCATGTTAACCAGCAGCGGCGCACGGTTTGGAGCGCGGGCCACATGGCCACATCTGGTGGGCGTTGTCATCGGTACAGGGATTATCGGGGGTGTTTGCGGATTGGGCATCGGTGCGCTGATCCTGTCTCAACCACAGTTGCGGTTCACCCTACAGTGCATTTCGGCCGCGTGGATTTTGTGGATGGCTTATCGAATGCTTTTCCCCAGAAAATCCGCGTCGCAAAAAGCCATAGAACGCCCAATGACATTTTTCGAAGCCGCGGTGTTTCAGTGGGTCAATCCAAAAATCTGGGCCGTTGCCTTGGCGGCCGCCTCTGGGTATTCCATCGGCCTGACCCCCATGGGGGAAGCGATACGGATTGCGGCTGGGTTTTCCAGCGTAAACCTGTTCGTCTGCGTGTTTTGGACCTATTCAGGGGCGCTGTTGGCGGCCTTGTTAAACAACGAAACACGATGGTTTTACTTTCGGTGCGTGATGGCGATACTGCTCGCTCTATCCGCGATATTGGTGTTCTTATGACAGAGCTTTTGATCGAAAAACTGGGGTCCAAAGGGGATGGCATTGCCAGCCACAATGGGCAGGACGTGTTTGTTCCTTTTTCTGTTCCAGGCGAACGGGTGGAAGGAGACATCGAAGACGGCCGCATCGCAAAGCCGCGTATTTTGGAACCTGTGGCCCTGCGCGTCAAAGCACCTTGTTCGCATTTCAAAACCTGTGGTGGCTGCGCGACGCAACATATTGATCCGGCGTTTCTGGCCGATTGGAAACGGAATTTGGTGCGCACCGCTTTGGCTCAACACGGGCTGGAAACCGAATTGCGCGATACAATTACATCGCCACCCCAATCGCGTCGCCGCGCGGTGTTTACGGGGAAGCGGACAAAGGCCAGCGCGTTTCTGGGATTTCATGCCCGCGGTACGGCTCAGATTATTCCGATTACGCACTGCACGTTGTTGCACCCTGATATTTCAGAAGGGTTTGACGGGTTAAAGGCGCTGGTGCAAATCGCAGCTTCGCGCAAGAGCGAAATTCGCATCGCCGCCACAGCGAGCATTGGTGGGCTGGATGTGAGCGTCGACAATGCTTTGCCGCTCACTCCTCAAATTCAAGCACACGTGGTGAAAATTACCCACGATCACGGGTTATCGCGTGTGTTCTGGAACGGCGAAATTGTGTTGGAACGGGAACCCGCACAACATCGGTTTGGCGAGGCATTGGTGACACCGCCAAATGGGTCTTTCTTGCAGGCCACGAAAGAAGGGGAAATCGCCCTTGTGGACACTGTGATGTCTATTGTCGGGCAAGCGAAATCTGTGGCGGATTTGT
Proteins encoded in this window:
- a CDS encoding alpha/beta fold hydrolase, with product MSKHPLLNMASYGAETGTPLVLVHGLFGSGRNWRAIGRHLSRDRWVVTVDLRNHGHSFWDADNSYQALADDLARVIDHLGGRADVMGHSMGGKAAMVLAVQNPDKVARLIVADIAPVGYAHSQNDSIAAMQSLDLSKHDRRSTAQDALETATNDPALAGFFAQSLELEDGELRWLLNLDALKSNMNAVIGFPTLDGSFSKDTLFIRGGASDYVGTESREEVLRLFPHATLKTITGAGHWLHADKPREFMKILGEYLAR
- a CDS encoding Hpt domain-containing protein; translated protein: MINWQQIKQLEEDVGAEDLAEVVTLFLAEVDEAIEELDAVTQKGPSEIANALHFLKGSAFNLGFQRFGEFCSEREALAHSGETGSILSTEVEELYLASKEQFLANVSDHCSVQL
- a CDS encoding argininosuccinate synthase; its protein translation is MAAPKKVVLAYSGGLDTSIILKWLQTEYGCEVVTFTADLGQGEELEPARKKAEMLGIKSENIFIEDVREEFVRDFVFPMFRANAVYEGLYLLGTSIARPLISKRLVEIAAETNADAVSHGATGKGNDQVRFELSAYALNPDIKVIAPWREWDLQSRTKLLAFAEENQIPIAKDKRGEAPFSVDANLLHTSSEGKVLEDPAVEAPDYVYQRTVNPEDAPNEPEFVEITYKKGDPVALNGVAKSPAEMLTELNALGGKHGVGRLDLVEGRYVGMKSRGVYETPGGTIMLEAHRGIESITLDRGAAHLKDELMPRYAELIYNGYWFSPEREMLQAMIDHSQTHVNGVVKVKLYKGSVQTVARWSDDTLYSEQHVTFEDDAGAYDQADAAGFIKINALRLKLLAARDKRSK
- a CDS encoding NUDIX hydrolase, with protein sequence MLAQRWALERSNAAMRRFGDPILTGQKYVRRPGAYAIISGGGDLLLTLQDGDELELQLPGGGIDPGETPVRALHREVFEETGYHIANVCRLGTYQRYTFMPEYDLWAHKICHIYTCTPTLKKSEPLEPEHSVVWMDPTSALNMLSNRGDRHFLRQWVGP
- a CDS encoding SpoIIE family protein phosphatase, translating into MAHIEDFQNTTSLSASRAIAGQLRVLVVDDSKLQRRIVSLNLKKWGFTVIEAASGVEALNICKSQDIDLVISDWIMPEMDGLEFCCEFRKLERDRYGYFILLTSKNETNDVAQGLDIGADDFLSKPVNSAELKARIRAGTRVLDMEQKMIDQNETVASALQELQTVYGELKKDLVEASKLQHSLIPTRHHRLPKGEVSLLFQSSSHVGGDLVGFFSFSEDHLGIYSIDVSGHGISSALLTARLAGYLSPHNKEQNLAFERFENGEFFLREPADMAEHLNLMMVEEMETELYFTLAYADVNLRDGSVSMVQAGHPHPVLFNAKDGVKFIGDGGPPIGLMPDLEFETFEFQMKAGDRLFLYSDGVTECQNTKGELLDEDGLDRFLQANATSDGPELISDLVWELTSFAEQRPFDDDVSGILFDFHPEGKKP
- a CDS encoding TRAM domain-containing protein, yielding MVLLSVRDGDTARSIRDIGVLMTELLIEKLGSKGDGIASHNGQDVFVPFSVPGERVEGDIEDGRIAKPRILEPVALRVKAPCSHFKTCGGCATQHIDPAFLADWKRNLVRTALAQHGLETELRDTITSPPQSRRRAVFTGKRTKASAFLGFHARGTAQIIPITHCTLLHPDISEGFDGLKALVQIAASRKSEIRIAATASIGGLDVSVDNALPLTPQIQAHVVKITHDHGLSRVFWNGEIVLEREPAQHRFGEALVTPPNGSFLQATKEGEIALVDTVMSIVGQAKSVADLFSGCGTFSLPLAKIAEVAAFESDREMLAALDKGWRVATGLKKVTTAPRDLFRNPMRPDELNPFDAVVIDPPRAGAKAQTEQLAASEVKTIAFVSCNPATFARDARVLVDGGYTLDWVQTVDQFLWSEHCELVAQFTRN
- a CDS encoding Hsp33 family molecular chaperone HslO, producing MQSDQTNKRWDDTILPFQLDAVDVRGRVARLDTTLDTILSQHNYPLTVSAQVAEAALLTALIGQTISLRWKLSLQIRGNGPLRIIATDYFAPKSEAEPARIRAYASFDADAIAQSDQAGFDLIGKGMFAILIDQGEGTTPYQGITPLAGGSLSKCAETYFAQSEQLPTQFKTIAAQETAPDGQNNWRAGGIMIQHMPKASPLMDDGGTGEGGLLQAQDLVSEEDAENWNRATILMESAEEIEMIGPHVGQEQLLRRLFHQEIPRVFPAQPIEFGCTCGEDKVRNTMSIYSAKDIAKMTTEQGMVTADCQFCGAHYELEPSTLGKDAQNDG
- a CDS encoding CCA tRNA nucleotidyltransferase: MKLTADWIFTDTVQRLFAAFEQSGHQLLFVGGCVRNALMDRAVADLDMSTSATPDDVIGLCKRERLKFIPTGLDHGTITVMIGRQSFEITSFRKDVETHGRRAVVAFSKDINDDAMRRDFTMNALYADGAGQIIDPLNGLDDLQARKVRFIANAQDRIREDYLRILRYFRFHAWYADQDEGMDPEAMAAIAQNVDGLSLISKERIGAEMRKILSAPDPLRTVAAMEHSGVLNQILPGSSARGLGPLTHLESTVSSEPDWQRRLIVLGGEDHAKHLRLSNVETKRIAAFHTASDRGLGAAATAYYFGAETALDVALIMAASLETPPAHGVLDDIAKGTQAQFPVRASDLPNTLVGKDIGDTLKRLEQAWVASGFALSKDALLADV
- a CDS encoding LysE family translocator codes for the protein MFSPLIAFLIAGLASPGPNVIMLTSSGARFGARATWPHLVGVVIGTGIIGGVCGLGIGALILSQPQLRFTLQCISAAWILWMAYRMLFPRKSASQKAIERPMTFFEAAVFQWVNPKIWAVALAAASGYSIGLTPMGEAIRIAAGFSSVNLFVCVFWTYSGALLAALLNNETRWFYFRCVMAILLALSAILVFL
- a CDS encoding CoA pyrophosphatase, which translates into the protein MSSDFDLNADKPLERSRYKPAAVMVPILEHATGLRVILTRRAAHLKHHPGQIAFPGGKVDATDQSVEHAAFREAEEEIGLRRAQCEQLGTLPLHRTVTGFEVQPIVARVDHDFAPMSDPGEVEEVFHVPLKHVLDPANYFIEGRVWMGKPRRYYVVPFGPYYIWGATARMLRMFADRVEHSHETHR